The DNA region AGCTTGGGTTGGAGGGGCCACAGCCAGACTCAGGCTGTGACAGTTTTATTGAGAGCTATCAGACTTTGTATACCCCtatcagaaacagaatatagTGGAAATTGCCAGGATCAATACAGTTGTAGTTGCCAGGATCCAATGATGTAAGCTATACAGGACACATAAGATTAATGACTGAGACCAATCAATAGTCCTGTCAGAGAACTTAGAATGGCCTGAATGCTGCACAACCTATGGGAGTGTGTCGATCTCTCAGGACCTAGAAGGCATATTGTGCCCCAGGAACCTTGGACTTGAACCTGAGAAACCCATGACACCATCACACATAGCTCTCAAGGCAGCCAGGTCAGGCACACTTCACAGCTCCCTGCTGCACCCActcctcccctttttttttttttttttttttttttttaatacacgaAGGCTTGaacttggaatcctcctgcctcagcttcccaagtagcttGTATACttgtttctaatattttaataataatcacCATCACTGCCATCTGTTATCAAATAGCTAGCTCAGTCGCTGATAAGGAACCCGAGATGACCAAGGCCCCATATCCATGGTGGTGAGAGGGTTGAGTCTTGCTTGTCCACCTGAGGCTCTGAGGCCACCGTGGTCCCCTGCGGGGAGGGGAGAAGCACCAAGTAGGTACTTTCACCTACTTGACACCAAGCTTCCGGTCCCAGCATCCTGTTTGTGTCCCCATGGGCCTGCTGACACCGTCCCTTTCTCCACAGATGCATACCAGGTGGGCCTGCTGACCCGTCCATGAGGCGGGCCCCCTGGCTGGGCCTGCGACCCTGGCTGGGCATGCGCTTGTCGGTGCGTAAGGTGGTGCTGGCCGCCGGCTGTGCTCTGGCCCTGGTGCTCGCTGTAAAGCTTGGACAGCAAGTACTGGAGTGCCGGGCGGTGCTCGGAGGCACACGGAGTGCGCGGAGGATGCGGCCGGAGCAGGAGGAACTGGTGATGCTCGGCGCCGACCACGTGGAGTACCGCTACGGCAAGGCCATGCCGCTCATCTTCGTGGGCGGCGTGCCACGCAGCGGCACCACGCTCATGCGTGCAATGTTGGACGCGCACCCTGAGGTGCGCTGTGGGGAGGAGACGCGAATCATTCCTCGCGTGCTGGCCATGCGGCAGGCTTGGACCAAGTCCGGCCGCGAGAAGCTGCGGCTGGATGAGGCAGGGGTAACAGATGAGGTGCTGGACGCGGCCATGCAGGCCTTCATCCTGGAGGTGATCGCCAAGCATGGCGAGCCGGCACGTGTGCTGTGTAACAAGGACCCCTTCACACTTAAGTCATCCGTCTACCTGGCACGCCTGTTCCCCAACTCCAAATTCCTGCTAATGGTGCGTGATGGCCGGGCGTCCGTGCACTCCATGATCACGCGCAAGGTCACCATCGCAGGCTTTGACCTCAGCAGCTACCGAGACTGCCTCACCAAGTGGAACAAGGCCATCGAGGTGATGTACGCACAGTGCATGGAGGTGGGCAGGGACAAGTGCCTGCCCGTGTACTATGAGCAGTTGGTGCTGCACCCCCGGCGCTCACTCAAACGCATCCTGGACTTCCTGGGCATCGCCTGGAGTGACACAGTCCTGCACCACGAGGACCTCATTGGCAAGCCTGGGGGAGTCTCCTTGTCCAAGTGAGTGGGGCCCCACAGCTCCTCCCAGGCCCCAGGCGGCTGGTCAAGTCTGCCCTTCCTGAGCTGTGCTACCTTAGGCAAGTGTCTgtgcctctctgagcttcagcaTCCTTCTGTGTGATGGGAAAAGAATTGGGAATTGGGTGTCTCCTCCCCTGTAGCCGGCTTGTGCTGTTGAAAAGCACagacccagccaggcagtggtggcgcacgcctttaatcccagcacttgggaggcagaggcaggtgggtttctgaNNNNNNNNNNNNNNNNNNNNNNNNNNNNNNNNNNNNNNNNNNNNNNNNNNNNNNNNNNNNNNNNNNNNNNNNNNNNNNNNNNNNNNNNNNaaaaaaaaaaaaaaaagaaaagaaagaaaagcacagacCTACATGGGAATCGTGCACTGCAGACAGAAGGCGAGGCACCTACAGGAAGCTGGCATCCATGGGAACTTCAGCCTCCACACTagaatttgatgttttctttttttcaaggcCAAGCTACCCGTGTTAGTTGCAGATAAGACAAGTTATGTTTAAGGAAGCACAGGCAGAGCTAGCAGTATGGCTCAGTAAGTTAAGCCAGAaactgagtttgatacccagaaccttaataaaagtggaaggagagaagtgactccacaaggttgacctctgacctccacacatgcaccatggacCCACCTAGCCCTTACacatcatatgcacacacacataataaaaataaataaacaaattgaaaataaatcatGAATAAAAGAGGAGCTGGGGGATGGCCCAGTGGCTGTAATGTGCTCTCCGCTCGCCATGCAAGCATGGCAACTGAGTTCagcatctccagcacccacataaaaaccacATGTGGATGTCAAGGCCTGTCTTGTGAGTCCAGAGGGGCAGAAGTCAGATCCTGGCCAGCCTAAGTTAATACTTGTGAATACTTATGAATATACGtatgcacgcatacacactcaggcatgtgtacatacatgcatacacatgtgcacacacatacacatgcacatgggtgTATACAAGTGAAGGAAGCTGGACTGCATCACTAGAGCACATGGCTCCTGACCACAGCCCTGCTTCTTCATACACGCAGCTTATGTGAGGCACAGCATCCTGGCTGCGCCCTCACAGCTGATGGAGAAGGGCTGTCCAGGGACCAGGGATGTCCATCCACCCCACTACCCCATAGCCTCCGAGCAGGGAGCATCCCCCAACCTGACAAGACTGTCCTCTCTCCGCAGGATTGAGCGGTCCACAGACCAGGTCATCAAACCAGTGAACTTGGAAGCTCTTTCCAAGTGGACTGGCCACATCCCTAGAGATGTGGTAAGGGATATGGCCCAGATTGCCCCCATGCTGGCACGGCTTGGCTATGACCCGTATGCGAATCCGCCCAACTACGGGAACCCCGACCCCATTGTCATCAACAACACACACCgggtgagtgtgtgcacacaggagTGTGAGCATAGGCTCCGGCAGGATGGGGGCTCCAGCCTTGGAGCTACTGACCATCGAGGGTTCTACCTAATAGAAATAATGCACACTTGCAGGTTTTCTCCTTTGGCTTGGACCAAAAGGAAGCTCAAGGCCCACAGGTGTCCTCTCACCCTGTGCCTGTCAGAGCAGATTTGTTTGTGTCTCGGGTCTTACTTCACTGCATTCCCTGTTTCCCTGGCTACTCGTGTTCACGTGTAGTCCTGTTtaccctttcctttctgtctccttggctgtgtgtgtgtgtgtgtgtgtgtgtgtgtgtgtgtgcatgcgtgcatgtgtgcgtgtagaGCCCTTCAAGTCTTGCAAGCAAACATACATAAAGAATGGACACACTATTGTCCCCTAAGTTGTGTTGATTTTTTCAGACTAGGAACTGTTGAAATCACTGTTCTCTGTGGTGGAGATGGTTCTGGGCAGTGAGTGGCTCGGACACGGCATTTTGTAAGAACAGCTCACTAGCTCACGCTCAAGCCACCTTAGCGTCACCCAGCACCTTGAGTGGTTTGAGTAGTTGGCTTATTCAGTTAGAAACAGAAAGAGTCTAAGTGCGGTGTGGTGGCAGAGttcttgcccagcatgcatgaggctcaAAAGCAGAGCCCTCATAGTAACGAAAAGCCAGCCCTGGACATCCAGGAGCAGCCACACTGAGGTCCtctcgtttgtgtgtgtgtgtgtgtgtgtgtgtgtgtgtgtgtgtgcagttatgTGTGCCACGGGGACAGGTAAAGCTCCTAGGAAAAGTCAGATTCTTTTGTATAGAACAGGAATCCTAGTGGATGCTGCTGTCTGATCAATCAGATCAATTGTTTGAAcctttttacttaaaatgaaaCAGTGCCTAATTTTCTCCCAGAGAGCCAGAAACATCTCCTTCTTGGGTGTCTGGCCTTAGCCGTTGTTCAGTCCCTGTTGCAAAGGCTCACTGCTGAGGAAGTGCCATGTGGGAGTCAGTGGGCAGGCATGGGTGCTTGGTGCTGCTGGCCATCTGTCCCCCGTCGTGGGCCTGGGCCTTGGTAGCTCTGCCAGGAGAGTCACACTCATGAGATTGTTCCCATGTGGTTGGCTACTGTAGCTGCAAGCTGCAGGTGGCTGTGACACATGAGCTAGGCCACAGTCAGGGCGCTATCCACACCCTCAAGGTCTAAACTCTGcctgacttctttctcttctctgattAAGCTGACTGGTTTTACACATCCTCCGGGTCTCACCCCTTATGTGGTTGCAGAAACCCAGGGTCACTCCCAACCACACCTTGTTGCCTCACTGCCTTCTTGCCACATCCCATGGCTTCACAAGGCTGTGGTGGTTCATGAGTACTGTTACCTGCAAATCATCTGTGCCCCTGTTGGGAATAGATGCTGCAGGAGAGCAAGAACTCCTGTCACCTGATTAACACTGTCCCATGAATGTAGAATAAGAAGCACTCAGTAAATGTTGCTGAAGGAAAATGGacggatagatggatgggtggatggacagatgtgtaatagatagatggacagactcATGGATTTGTGATGGATAGATGGAATGATGGCTAGATGGGTGGGTTGATAGGATACATAGATGAAAGGAGGGGTGTGGGCCAGAAATGTGTACCTAACAGGTAGGTGGAGGAACAGGTGGATGGGTGGTTGGATAGATGTATCAGTGATGACCTGGATTTTACTCCCTGCCATTTCTCCCACAGTGACACTTATGTTCTTTCCTAGGTCTTGAAAGGAGACTATAAAACGCCAGCCAATCTGAAAGGATATTTTCAGGTTAGAAAGTCAGAGTGGGGTTCTGCTCTTTGTTTCCCTGGTTGGGCCCCAGCTCAGAGTT from Mastomys coucha isolate ucsf_1 unplaced genomic scaffold, UCSF_Mcou_1 pScaffold22, whole genome shotgun sequence includes:
- the Tpst2 gene encoding protein-tyrosine sulfotransferase 2 produces the protein MRRAPWLGLRPWLGMRLSVRKVVLAAGCALALVLAVKLGQQVLECRAVLGGTRSARRMRPEQEELVMLGADHVEYRYGKAMPLIFVGGVPRSGTTLMRAMLDAHPEVRCGEETRIIPRVLAMRQAWTKSGREKLRLDEAGVTDEVLDAAMQAFILEVIAKHGEPARVLCNKDPFTLKSSVYLARLFPNSKFLLMVRDGRASVHSMITRKVTIAGFDLSSYRDCLTKWNKAIEVMYAQCMEVGRDKCLPVYYEQLVLHPRRSLKRILDFLGIAWSDTVLHHEDLIGKPGGVSLSKIERSTDQVIKPVNLEALSKWTGHIPRDVVRDMAQIAPMLARLGYDPYANPPNYGNPDPIVINNTHRVLKGDYKTPANLKGYFQVNQNSSSSHLGSS